Proteins encoded in a region of the Mesoflavibacter profundi genome:
- a CDS encoding rhodanese-like domain-containing protein produces MGLFGFLFGNKNEKLNDFKNRNAIILDVRSKAEYDSGAIPGSKHIPLQSIPTKITDIKKWNKPVITCCASGMRSGSAAAILSKNGIEAINGGGWLNLAKKLDL; encoded by the coding sequence ATGGGATTATTTGGTTTCTTATTTGGTAATAAAAACGAAAAGTTAAACGATTTTAAAAATAGAAATGCTATTATTTTAGACGTGAGATCTAAAGCTGAATATGATTCTGGTGCAATTCCTGGTTCTAAGCATATTCCTTTACAATCTATACCTACCAAAATAACAGATATAAAGAAGTGGAACAAACCGGTAATTACCTGTTGCGCAAGCGGAATGCGATCTGGAAGTGCTGCTGCAATTTTAAGTAAAAACGGAATTGAAGCTATTAATGGTGGCGGCTGGCTTAACCTTGCTAAAAAATTAGATTTATAA
- a CDS encoding enoyl-CoA hydratase/isomerase family protein — MAQAYVKQSLVNQIAFIEFFTPEHNAMPSPILKELAQVITNAGQDKNVKLIVLKSGGDRTFCAGASFKELIAIDNLEAGDLFFSGFANVINAMRTCGKIIIGRVQGKAVGGGVGLACATDYCLATKYAAIKLSEISIGIGPFVIEPAVSKKIGATAFSQMTIDAENFYSAEYAKDKGLYANVFETIEELDQAVIELANKLANYNPEALSELKNVLWQNTENWETLLKERAKISGKLVLSSFTKEKLASYK; from the coding sequence ATGGCTCAAGCTTACGTCAAGCAATCACTTGTAAATCAAATAGCATTTATCGAATTTTTCACACCAGAACACAATGCTATGCCAAGTCCGATTTTAAAAGAATTAGCACAAGTAATCACTAACGCAGGACAAGATAAAAACGTTAAGCTAATTGTATTAAAAAGTGGCGGTGACCGTACGTTTTGTGCTGGAGCAAGTTTTAAAGAGTTAATTGCGATAGATAATCTGGAAGCAGGAGATTTATTTTTCTCTGGTTTTGCTAACGTTATAAATGCTATGCGTACCTGTGGTAAAATTATTATTGGTCGTGTGCAAGGTAAAGCTGTTGGTGGCGGCGTTGGTCTGGCTTGTGCAACAGATTATTGTCTAGCAACAAAATATGCAGCTATTAAATTAAGCGAAATTAGTATTGGTATTGGACCATTTGTGATTGAGCCAGCTGTTTCTAAAAAAATAGGAGCAACCGCATTTTCGCAAATGACTATTGATGCCGAAAACTTTTATTCGGCAGAATACGCTAAAGACAAAGGACTTTATGCAAATGTTTTTGAAACCATAGAAGAATTAGACCAAGCAGTAATCGAACTCGCAAATAAATTAGCCAATTATAATCCAGAAGCGTTATCAGAACTTAAAAACGTACTTTGGCAAAACACCGAAAATTGGGAGACGTTACTTAAAGAACGCGCCAAAATTAGCGGTAAATTAGTGCTAAGTAGTTTTACAAAAGAAAAGCTAGCTAGTTATAAGTAA
- a CDS encoding Sec-independent protein translocase subunit TatA/TatB — protein MIKATTFLFISTPEVFFILVVVVMLFGAKNIPEIARGLGKGMRTLKDATNDIKQEITKSAENHGIDTSITKDVNEELNKVKDDLEQFTGSIKRNK, from the coding sequence ATGATAAAGGCAACAACATTTTTATTTATAAGTACTCCAGAAGTGTTTTTTATTCTTGTGGTTGTAGTCATGTTATTTGGTGCTAAAAACATTCCTGAAATCGCTAGAGGATTAGGTAAAGGAATGCGTACACTTAAAGATGCGACTAACGATATTAAACAAGAAATTACCAAATCTGCCGAAAATCATGGCATCGATACCAGTATCACTAAAGATGTAAACGAAGAACTTAATAAAGTTAAAGACGATTTAGAACAATTTACTGGTTCTATAAAACGTAATAAGTAA
- a CDS encoding DUF4230 domain-containing protein — protein MKKVILGICLTLVVLFVFNKCKNDQKTEVIEHSALIEKQLKNVSKLVVTEGNFSEVFSYKKSKAIFGDLIEVEKKALVVVNAEVTIAYDLSKIEFDLDEENKVLTITKIPEPELKIYPELEYYDVQADFLDPFQAEDYNAINKTVKQQIAKKIEASNLKNNAKDRLISELSKFYILTNSLGWTLQFNQSPINNPEDFNTLKL, from the coding sequence ATGAAAAAAGTTATACTTGGTATTTGTCTTACTTTGGTCGTTTTATTTGTGTTTAACAAATGTAAAAATGACCAAAAAACAGAAGTTATAGAACATTCTGCATTAATCGAAAAACAACTTAAAAATGTTAGTAAGTTGGTAGTGACAGAAGGTAACTTTAGTGAAGTATTTAGCTATAAAAAATCTAAAGCAATTTTTGGAGACTTGATAGAAGTAGAAAAAAAAGCTCTTGTCGTTGTTAATGCTGAAGTAACAATTGCTTACGATTTAAGTAAAATTGAATTTGATTTAGATGAAGAAAATAAGGTATTGACCATTACAAAAATACCAGAACCAGAACTTAAAATATATCCAGAATTAGAGTATTACGATGTACAAGCAGATTTTTTAGATCCTTTTCAAGCCGAAGATTATAACGCTATTAACAAAACGGTTAAACAGCAAATAGCAAAAAAAATAGAAGCGTCTAACCTTAAAAATAACGCTAAGGATAGATTAATTAGCGAACTTTCAAAATTTTATATTCTAACAAATAGTTTAGGTTGGACTTTACAATTTAACCAATCACCAATTAATAATCCTGAAGATTTTAATACGCTTAAATTATAA
- a CDS encoding response regulator, producing the protein MKIAIIDDNSFLISSIKEKLSFFEEIDIKFTALNGAELLEKLEKNHNLDALLMDIEMPVLNGIETTLAVKKKYPQIKIIMLTVFDNDENIFNAIKAGADGYLLKDVNPHELFNGIVDTLNGGAAMNPSIALKTLKLLRNPVDFDQIPKEDIHLTNREVEVLEQLSKGLSYKVIADNLFLSPSTVRKHIENIYSKLQVHSKLEAVQKAKRNNLI; encoded by the coding sequence ATGAAAATTGCTATAATAGACGATAACAGTTTTTTAATTTCTTCTATAAAAGAAAAGCTGTCTTTTTTTGAAGAAATAGATATCAAATTTACTGCCTTAAATGGAGCCGAGTTGTTAGAAAAGTTAGAGAAAAACCATAACCTTGATGCCTTATTAATGGATATAGAAATGCCTGTTTTAAATGGAATTGAAACTACTTTGGCAGTTAAAAAAAAGTATCCTCAAATAAAAATTATCATGCTAACCGTTTTTGATAACGACGAGAATATCTTTAATGCCATTAAAGCTGGAGCAGATGGTTACTTACTAAAAGATGTAAATCCTCATGAACTTTTTAATGGAATTGTTGATACATTAAATGGTGGCGCAGCAATGAATCCATCCATAGCTTTAAAAACATTAAAGCTTTTGCGTAATCCGGTAGATTTTGATCAAATACCAAAAGAAGATATACACTTAACAAATCGTGAAGTAGAAGTTTTAGAACAATTATCTAAAGGCTTAAGTTATAAGGTGATTGCAGATAATTTATTTTTGTCCCCATCTACAGTTAGAAAACACATAGAGAATATCTATTCTAAACTACAAGTCCATTCTAAATTAGAAGCCGTACAAAAAGCAAAGCGTAATAATTTGATTTAG
- a CDS encoding aromatic amino acid hydroxylase: MTLKNIETNPILERLPKHLTQFIKPQDYEDYSAIDQAVWRYAMRKNVDYLSQVAHHSYLDGLKQTGISIDAIPNMYGMNRILKEIGWAAVAVDGFIPPNAFMEFQAYNVLVIASDIRQLEHIEYTPAPDIIHEGAGHAPIIANPEYAEYLRRFGEIGCKAISSAKDYELYDAVRHLSIIKEAPNTPKDEIDKAEKKVEDLQHNMGKPSEMALIRNLHWWTVEYGLIGTIEQPKIYGAGLLSSIGESAWCMTDKVKKLPYSIEATFQDFDITKPQPQLFVTPDFAHLSLVLEEFANTMALRTGGASAVNKLIESNALGTIELSTGLQISGVFTNVIETNGKVHYIQTTGKTALANRDKELVGHSTLEHPEGFGSPIGKLKGINLAIEDMSPRDLRAYDIYEGETVTLEFEGNITVTGEIITGTRNLQGKIILISFKNCTVKHNDTVLFKPEWGQYDMAVGKEVISGYSGPADLHSFDLISHKISSNTIHEEKSPEKLELISLYKQVRDYREGTNKTISRTKVLEQLQDKFPNDWLLPVELYELAFKGNEKELCTSILNHLETIKQNRPKIGHLIDDGIKIVNEEVVLS; the protein is encoded by the coding sequence ATGACATTAAAAAATATCGAAACAAATCCTATTTTAGAGCGATTACCAAAACATCTTACGCAATTTATAAAACCTCAAGATTATGAGGATTATAGTGCAATAGACCAAGCTGTTTGGAGATATGCTATGCGAAAAAATGTAGATTACTTAAGCCAAGTTGCTCATCATTCTTATTTAGACGGTTTAAAACAAACAGGAATTAGTATTGATGCTATACCAAATATGTATGGGATGAATCGTATTTTAAAAGAAATTGGTTGGGCTGCAGTTGCAGTAGATGGATTTATTCCACCTAATGCTTTTATGGAATTTCAAGCTTATAATGTTTTAGTTATTGCTAGTGATATTAGACAATTAGAACATATTGAATATACGCCTGCTCCAGATATTATTCATGAAGGTGCAGGACATGCACCAATTATTGCAAATCCAGAATATGCAGAATATTTAAGACGTTTTGGTGAAATTGGTTGCAAAGCTATAAGTAGCGCCAAAGATTACGAATTATATGATGCTGTAAGACATCTTTCTATAATAAAAGAAGCGCCAAATACGCCAAAAGACGAGATTGATAAAGCCGAAAAAAAAGTTGAAGACTTACAACATAATATGGGCAAACCAAGCGAAATGGCTTTAATAAGAAATTTACATTGGTGGACTGTAGAATACGGTTTAATTGGTACAATTGAACAACCTAAAATTTACGGCGCTGGATTATTATCTTCTATTGGTGAAAGTGCTTGGTGCATGACCGATAAGGTAAAAAAATTACCTTATTCTATAGAGGCAACTTTTCAAGATTTTGATATTACAAAACCGCAACCACAACTATTTGTCACTCCTGACTTTGCGCACTTAAGCTTAGTTTTAGAAGAGTTTGCAAATACTATGGCATTACGTACTGGTGGCGCAAGCGCAGTAAATAAATTAATAGAAAGTAACGCTTTAGGTACAATAGAATTAAGTACAGGTTTACAAATTTCAGGAGTTTTTACTAATGTTATAGAAACTAACGGAAAAGTACATTACATACAAACCACTGGTAAAACTGCATTGGCTAATCGTGATAAAGAATTAGTAGGACATAGTACTTTAGAACATCCAGAAGGTTTTGGATCTCCAATAGGAAAATTAAAAGGTATTAATCTTGCTATTGAAGATATGTCGCCAAGAGATTTACGTGCATATGACATTTATGAAGGTGAAACGGTAACGCTTGAATTTGAAGGTAATATTACCGTAACTGGAGAAATTATTACGGGAACTAGAAACCTACAAGGAAAAATTATATTAATAAGCTTTAAAAACTGTACCGTAAAACACAACGATACGGTTTTATTTAAACCTGAATGGGGACAATATGATATGGCTGTAGGAAAAGAGGTTATTTCTGGATATTCTGGACCTGCAGATTTGCATAGTTTTGATCTGATTTCTCATAAAATTAGTAGCAATACCATTCACGAAGAAAAATCGCCAGAAAAGCTTGAACTTATTTCACTTTACAAACAAGTTAGAGATTACAGAGAAGGTACAAATAAGACCATTTCTAGAACTAAAGTTTTAGAGCAGTTACAAGATAAATTTCCTAACGATTGGCTTTTACCTGTCGAGTTGTATGAATTAGCTTTTAAAGGCAATGAAAAAGAATTATGTACTTCTATTTTAAACCATCTAGAAACTATTAAACAAAACCGACCTAAAATTGGTCATTTAATAGATGACGGTATTAAAATTGTAAATGAAGAAGTTGTTTTAAGTTAA
- a CDS encoding type I phosphomannose isomerase catalytic subunit: MLVPLKFVPLFKYRIWGGEKLKSVLNKDYDSDAIGESWEISDVPNDETIVADGQFKGYTLKQLIQEFKGEFLGESVYKQFGEAFPLLIKFIDAKTPLSIQVHPNNEYAKTHHNSFGKNEMWYIMQADQDANIIVGFEKEIDKTQFKQHLEDKTVLDVMHHENVTKGDAFYIPTGRIHAIGAGVMLAEIQQTSDVTYRVYDYDRVDKTTGKTRDLHTDQALEVLDFNVENSYKTLYDKELNRSNTLIHSPYFKTNFLPVKGEVTKDYTNTDSFVIYMCVSGALSITHAEKEYVLQTGETMLFPASINQVLLKSNNAEILEVYF; this comes from the coding sequence ATGTTAGTTCCATTAAAGTTTGTTCCGTTATTTAAATATAGAATTTGGGGCGGAGAAAAATTGAAATCTGTTTTAAATAAAGATTATGATAGTGATGCTATTGGCGAATCTTGGGAAATTTCAGATGTACCTAATGATGAAACTATCGTCGCAGACGGACAATTTAAAGGATATACTTTAAAGCAGTTAATACAAGAGTTTAAAGGAGAATTTCTTGGTGAAAGTGTTTATAAACAGTTTGGTGAAGCTTTTCCGTTGCTAATTAAATTTATAGATGCAAAAACACCGTTATCTATTCAAGTTCATCCAAATAACGAGTATGCAAAAACTCACCATAATTCTTTTGGAAAAAACGAAATGTGGTATATCATGCAAGCAGATCAAGACGCTAATATTATTGTAGGTTTTGAAAAAGAAATTGATAAAACACAATTTAAACAGCATTTAGAAGATAAAACTGTTTTAGATGTAATGCATCACGAAAATGTTACAAAAGGTGATGCGTTTTATATTCCAACTGGTCGTATACATGCAATTGGAGCAGGAGTTATGTTGGCAGAAATACAACAAACGTCAGATGTCACTTATCGCGTTTACGATTACGATCGTGTAGATAAAACCACCGGAAAAACAAGAGATTTACATACAGATCAAGCTTTAGAAGTACTAGATTTTAATGTAGAGAATAGCTATAAAACACTATATGATAAAGAATTAAATAGATCAAATACGCTAATTCATTCGCCTTATTTCAAAACTAATTTTTTACCTGTTAAGGGTGAAGTAACAAAAGACTATACAAACACAGATTCATTTGTAATATATATGTGTGTTTCTGGAGCGTTAAGTATTACACATGCTGAAAAAGAGTATGTATTACAAACAGGAGAAACCATGCTTTTTCCAGCGTCTATTAATCAAGTTTTGTTAAAGTCTAATAATGCAGAAATTTTAGAGGTATATTTTTAA
- a CDS encoding ATP-binding protein, translating to MHRFTVIFFILCHFLNAQTNSTTIDSLYTSLDTQQPKQVIQQIIDLPYGTFVSQIDKSEVLFKRGIELATTTGDSVALGEILFKYGQLKAYQNKFDQSLNLTLDAIRILEQQNSLTKAGIAYGGLGYNLKTRDMQKGLYYMRKGIKYLEEENNLEAINPVYDNYGVLLSMSKKVDSALYYQKKSLAIKKTLKDSIGLGYGYANIANTYAEKSNYQLAKVYVDSSSLIRTKIADNYGITVNYVHKAEIFQQEKNYKKAIEYYKKCAALANKYNYKHLEQYCYQYIAYCYKQMDNFKDALQYKEQYQALKDSTDNVQTENKIQELQIQFETEKKEKQLAQAKSDILVKEAKIKKRTTLIYYALGLALFLGLIGYLVYTQQRLKNKQIIKENQLKQALIKIENQNNLQEQRLAISKDLHDNIGSQLTFIISSLDNLKYFDFTKEKLYSKFDSISTFTRSTITDLRDTIWAMNKEEITFEDLKSRTTNFIEAAKTSLLGIDFEFNYPKNTDNVKLNSLQGIDVYRIIQEAINNAVKHAKATKIVVNFEIEGNDLKISIIDNGKGFDQSTIEAGNGLSSMKKRANEIDAEFEMKSSNQGTQITIKFEM from the coding sequence ATGCATCGCTTTACAGTAATTTTTTTCATTTTATGTCATTTTTTAAATGCGCAAACTAATTCAACTACAATAGATAGTTTATATACTTCTTTAGATACGCAACAACCTAAACAGGTAATACAACAAATAATAGATTTACCTTATGGTACTTTTGTATCTCAAATAGATAAATCTGAAGTTCTTTTTAAAAGAGGAATTGAATTAGCAACAACAACTGGCGATAGTGTTGCTTTGGGTGAAATATTATTTAAATACGGTCAATTAAAAGCATATCAAAATAAATTTGATCAAAGTTTAAACTTAACACTAGATGCTATTCGTATTCTAGAACAACAAAACAGCTTAACAAAAGCAGGTATTGCTTATGGCGGTTTAGGTTACAATCTTAAAACTAGAGATATGCAAAAAGGGTTGTATTATATGCGTAAAGGCATAAAATATTTAGAAGAAGAAAACAACCTGGAAGCTATTAATCCTGTGTATGATAATTATGGTGTTTTATTAAGTATGTCTAAAAAAGTGGATAGTGCTTTGTACTATCAAAAAAAGTCTTTAGCAATTAAAAAGACGCTAAAAGATAGTATTGGTTTGGGTTACGGTTATGCCAATATTGCAAATACTTATGCCGAAAAAAGTAACTATCAATTAGCAAAAGTTTATGTAGATAGTTCTTCTTTAATAAGAACTAAAATCGCAGATAATTATGGAATTACTGTTAATTATGTTCATAAAGCTGAAATATTTCAACAAGAAAAAAACTATAAAAAAGCTATAGAATATTACAAAAAGTGTGCAGCATTAGCTAACAAGTATAACTACAAACACTTAGAACAATATTGTTACCAATACATTGCTTATTGCTATAAGCAGATGGATAATTTTAAAGATGCTTTGCAATATAAAGAGCAATATCAAGCATTAAAAGATAGTACAGATAATGTGCAGACAGAAAACAAAATACAAGAGCTGCAAATTCAATTTGAAACCGAAAAAAAAGAAAAGCAATTAGCGCAAGCCAAGTCGGATATTCTAGTTAAGGAAGCAAAAATTAAAAAGAGAACAACATTAATTTATTACGCTTTAGGATTAGCCTTGTTTTTAGGGTTAATAGGATATTTGGTCTATACACAGCAACGCTTAAAAAACAAACAGATAATAAAAGAAAACCAATTAAAACAAGCCTTAATAAAAATTGAAAATCAAAACAATTTACAAGAACAACGCTTAGCAATTTCTAAAGATTTACACGATAATATTGGTTCGCAATTAACTTTTATTATTTCGTCTTTAGATAATTTAAAATACTTCGATTTTACTAAAGAAAAATTGTATTCTAAATTCGATTCAATTAGCACATTTACAAGAAGTACAATTACCGATTTGCGCGATACAATTTGGGCAATGAATAAAGAAGAAATTACTTTTGAAGACCTAAAATCCAGAACAACCAACTTTATAGAAGCAGCAAAAACCTCTTTATTAGGTATTGATTTTGAATTTAATTATCCAAAAAATACCGATAACGTTAAACTTAATTCGCTACAAGGAATAGATGTGTATCGCATTATTCAAGAGGCAATAAACAATGCGGTAAAACACGCAAAAGCAACCAAAATAGTAGTCAATTTTGAGATTGAAGGTAATGATTTAAAAATCTCGATAATAGACAATGGAAAAGGGTTTGATCAATCAACAATAGAAGCAGGAAATGGTTTATCATCAATGAAAAAAAGAGCCAACGAAATTGATGCAGAATTTGAAATGAAATCATCCAATCAAGGAACACAAATTACTATAAAATTTGAAATGTAA
- a CDS encoding PQQ-binding-like beta-propeller repeat protein: protein MNNLKLLLILFCTQIVFAQRAEQPDQTYNLGASINEMTLTVGGVLVVATNDGLVGINPETNSPVFTFNNFGKLTPEETLFVEDSPYIIVSQGANSKLAGITKTKRAVINYVSGKVIFNSEDDNWNQIYTCNIILPDNKLVVSGIQKTGTKAEKMTPKVAVYNLSNQQLDFSFFLDKPGRVGVAKDFSVTGVPLLLKDFLIVPTAQGLIAKSHSGQDLWTTKIKGINWMVSDKTEKEIYGFETTVNGKNTRIHKIGADGKALWQDDRKVKGIVSNFEILPQGIAVVSNKSDGGDKSVFSQKNESEIAFLSASTGEDLWEKAPKTKGYVQHFYVQEDGILFGIQQGGINKISFNGETLFKKPLKTGENIMVMANSPQGLIYITSEDANIVNLKTGDQVWDKPLKYKNSLSVASTFDSANNRYLIAADGTIFSIDANSGDAQEFSKVKFEEKEEPNEMEMRNGNIYLASSQNMMVLDKDGNQVYHQYYKSPSKSGFMKVLSGVVAVASTAMTMAHSYQAGLNKTRYGSANNLDNYNDFGKENKRAADMFASIADQSFKIMSQRFKATAATENSQFILTKLDDGVGLVKVNKDTGKVDKEIVLKDKKPEYHVDEIAGVLFYKANKDTIYAYKL, encoded by the coding sequence ATGAATAATTTAAAATTACTTTTAATCCTTTTTTGCACGCAAATAGTATTTGCTCAAAGGGCAGAACAACCAGATCAAACTTATAATCTTGGTGCTTCAATAAACGAAATGACATTAACCGTTGGTGGCGTTTTAGTGGTTGCTACAAACGATGGGTTAGTAGGTATAAATCCAGAGACAAATTCGCCTGTTTTTACATTTAATAATTTTGGTAAGTTAACACCAGAAGAAACGTTGTTTGTAGAAGATTCTCCTTACATAATAGTTTCTCAAGGTGCAAACTCTAAATTAGCAGGGATAACAAAAACCAAAAGAGCGGTAATTAATTATGTGTCTGGTAAGGTTATCTTTAATTCTGAAGACGATAACTGGAACCAAATTTATACCTGTAACATCATTTTACCAGACAATAAGTTAGTAGTAAGTGGTATACAAAAAACTGGTACAAAAGCCGAAAAGATGACACCTAAAGTAGCTGTTTATAATTTAAGTAATCAGCAATTAGATTTTAGTTTTTTCTTAGATAAACCAGGTAGAGTTGGCGTAGCAAAAGATTTTAGTGTTACAGGTGTACCTTTGTTGTTAAAAGATTTTTTAATCGTGCCAACAGCACAAGGTTTAATAGCAAAATCACATTCAGGACAAGATTTATGGACTACTAAAATTAAAGGCATAAATTGGATGGTGTCTGATAAAACTGAAAAAGAAATTTACGGTTTTGAGACTACAGTAAATGGAAAAAATACAAGAATTCATAAAATAGGAGCCGATGGTAAAGCGCTTTGGCAAGACGATAGAAAAGTAAAAGGTATTGTTTCTAATTTTGAAATTTTACCACAAGGTATTGCTGTAGTAAGTAATAAAAGTGATGGTGGAGACAAAAGTGTGTTTTCTCAAAAAAACGAATCTGAAATCGCTTTTTTAAGTGCTAGTACAGGAGAAGATCTTTGGGAAAAAGCACCAAAGACCAAAGGTTATGTTCAGCATTTTTATGTTCAGGAAGATGGAATTTTATTTGGGATACAACAAGGCGGAATAAACAAGATTTCTTTTAATGGCGAAACATTATTTAAAAAACCATTAAAAACAGGAGAAAATATAATGGTTATGGCAAATTCGCCGCAAGGATTAATATACATTACTAGCGAAGATGCAAATATTGTAAACTTAAAAACAGGAGATCAAGTTTGGGATAAACCTTTAAAATATAAAAATTCATTATCTGTAGCATCAACTTTTGATTCGGCAAATAATAGATATTTAATTGCAGCAGATGGTACAATTTTTAGTATAGATGCTAACTCTGGTGATGCTCAAGAATTTTCAAAAGTAAAATTTGAAGAAAAAGAAGAGCCTAATGAAATGGAAATGAGAAACGGAAATATTTATTTAGCGTCTTCACAAAATATGATGGTTTTAGATAAAGATGGTAATCAAGTGTATCATCAATACTATAAGTCACCATCAAAAAGTGGTTTCATGAAGGTTTTATCTGGTGTAGTTGCTGTGGCATCTACAGCTATGACTATGGCACATTCATATCAAGCAGGATTAAATAAAACAAGATATGGAAGCGCAAATAATTTAGATAATTACAACGATTTTGGTAAAGAAAATAAAAGAGCTGCAGATATGTTTGCATCTATCGCAGATCAATCTTTTAAGATCATGTCACAACGTTTTAAAGCAACAGCAGCAACCGAAAATTCTCAATTTATCCTAACTAAATTAGACGATGGTGTTGGATTAGTAAAAGTAAATAAAGATACAGGTAAAGTTGATAAAGAAATTGTGTTAAAAGATAAAAAACCAGAATATCATGTAGATGAAATTGCTGGCGTACTTTTCTACAAAGCCAATAAGGATACCATTTATGCCTACAAATTATAA